In a genomic window of Erigeron canadensis isolate Cc75 chromosome 5, C_canadensis_v1, whole genome shotgun sequence:
- the LOC122601784 gene encoding uncharacterized protein LOC122601784 translates to MDMLNEHNSVAKAFRMARDWCSANENHPCELRLLAQRANLRQYSNPNVSEIAALVSNDFGVSSEPRDIVVSTTNGFLQRISELHPLYMVLQYPLLFPYGESGYHEGIPYFSNIGRRKTKRNCLTMREFYCYRIHYRPNEGTTLLRGGRLYQQYLVDSYTAVEEQRLRYVRTHQPELRVELYDNVCDAVTRGDTNAKALGQRIVLPATFTGSPRYMVQNFQDSMALCRKFGNPDLFITFKANPKWSEVGHMLSFIPGQKSHDRAEYVARVFKLKLNDMMHEIMKNDIFGKALAGFYTIEFQKRGLPHAHILIWLDEMARCKTPADIDDIISAEIPLEANDPKGYKAVTDYMIHRPCGPDAREASCMNMGKCMKHFPKPFYQETTIDEDGYAVYQRRNTKNTVVKFKIPLDNRFVVPYNRKVDEVKNYLDCRYLSPCEAVWRLFALDIHYCKPSVVKLTFHLPEQHTITLRDSEDLPALLHRPRIKDTMFTQWFELNKREKEARAFKYSEIPAEYVWVNKDKYWKKRRRRKNTVGRIVYCHPAAGPRYYLRMFLNVVKGPRSYKELKTVKGRVCESFKEACYAYGLLNDDREWSEAIAEAKSWATGPQLR, encoded by the exons ATGGATATGCTTAATGAGCATAATTCTGTAGCAAAAGCTTTTCGTATGGCACGAGATTGGTGTTCAGCAAATGAGAATCATCCATGCGAATTACGTTTGCTTGCACAGAGAGCCAATTTGCGACAATATAGCAACCCAAATGTTTCTGAAATTGCTGCCTTGGTGTCAAATGATTTTGGGGTGAGTTCAGAGCCTAGGGATATTGTAGTGAGCACTACTAATGGATTCCTGCAGAGAATCTCAGAATTGCATCCACTTTACATGGTGTTACAATATCCCTTGCTTTTTCCTTATGGTGAATCTGGATATCATGAGGGAATCCCATATTTTTCAAACATTGGTAGAAGGAAAACCAAGAGGAACTGCTTGACAATGAGAGAGTTCTATTGTTATAGAATTCATTATCGACCTAATGAAGGCACAACTTTGTTAAGAGGCGGCCGCCTCTATCAACAATACTTGGTAGATTCTTATACTGCAGTTGAAGAACAGCGTCTTCGATATGTCAGGACTCATCAGCCTGAACTTCGGGTTGAACTGTATGACAATGTATGCGACGCTGTCACACGCGGGGACACCAACGCTAAGGCACTTGGTCAAAGAATAGTGTTACCCGCAACTTTCACAGGAAGTCCCAGGTATATGGTGCAAAACTTCCAAGACTCCATGGCCCTATGCAGGAAATTTGGAAACCCGGATCTGTTCATAACTTTTAAAGCAAATCCAAAATGGTCGGAGGTTGGTCATATGTTATCGTTCATTCCAGGTCAGAAGTCTCATGATCGTGCAGAATATGTGGCCCGCGTTTTCAAATTGAAACTCAACGACATGATGCATGAAATCATGAAGAATGATATATTTGGCAAGGCCTTAGCAG GTTTTTACACAATTGAATTCCAAAAGCGTGGACTTCCACATGCTCATATTCTAATATGGCTTGATGAAATGGCGAGATGCAAAACCCCGGCAGATATAGATGATATAATTTCTGCGGAAATCCCTTTGGAAGCTAATGATCCAAAAGGATATAAAGCTGTTACTGATTACATGATACACAGGCCGTGCGGCCCGGACGCTAGAGAAGCGTCATGTATGAACATGGGAAAATGCATGAAGCATTTCCCAAAGCCGTTTTATCAGGAAACCACAATCGACGAAGATGGGTATGCTGTTTATCAGAGGAGGAATACTAAGAATACTGTGGTAAAATTCAAAATCCCCCTTGATAACAGATTTGTCGTCCCATACAATCG CAAGGTTGATGAAGTCAAAAATTACTTGGATTGCCGTTATTTATCACCGTGTGAGGCAGTGTGGCGGTTGTTTGCACTTGATATACACTACTGTAAACCATCTGTAGTAAAACTAACCTTCCACCTTCCTGAGCAACACACCATCACCCTACGTGACTCAGAAGACCTACCTGCTCTGCTACACAGACCAAGAATCAAGGATACCATGTTCACCCAATGGTTTGAACTAAACAAAAGAGAGAAGGAAGCCAGGGCATTCAAATATTCTGAAATACCTGCCGAGTACGTATGGgttaataaagataaatattggAAAAAAAGGAGAAGGAGAAAGAACACTGTGGGGCGGATTGTTTACTGCCATCCTGCAGCCGGCCCCAGGTACTATTTGAGGATGTTTCTTAACGTGGTCAAAGGACCAAGAAGTTATAAAGAGCTGAAGACAGTGAAAGGGAGGGTTTGTGAATCATTTAAAGAAGCCTGTTATGCATATGGATTGCTAAATGATGATCGCGAGTGGAGTGAAGCCATTGCCGAAGCTAAATCATGGGCAACTGGCCCACAACTTCGCTAG
- the LOC122602376 gene encoding nuclear transport factor 2-like produces the protein MENPPESSLREEVLNKFILPYYDVVKESPERLFDFYFIENRHPDSCLIDDITQRMMLLGHADIELLNVDPKSMFVGRVGVVVTGRITRKDRSPQSFKQVFLLALLEKDDDYYVLTDTLHLTRSADYSERYVTPAVDVGPSVIHTVPESDVSERAESKVKKLLKKSDASVVLDSKQKAVSVPTPAPADEIRFSFEGFPVYIRGLPRGVTVAMVEKEFQRFGPIKPNSVQIRNEVFGLGFLEFEDHNSLKNAIMGSPVTINGRRPVVEEAKICRAPLTQTQATPATNDEPSTSTFFSRSAPSEKKFKKRGKLPFNPKERG, from the exons GTTTTGAATAAATTCATTCTGCCGTATTATGATGTAGTGAAGGAGTCACCAGAACGGCTTTTTGATTTCTATTTTATTGAAAACCGTCATCCGGATTCATGTTTAATTGAT GATATTACTCAAAGAATGATGTTACTTGGCCATGCTGACATTGAGTTGCTAAATGTTGATCCAAAAAGTATGTTTGTTGGTAGAGTTGGTGTTGTAGTTACTGGCCGTATCACCAGGAAGGATCGTAGTCCCCAGAGCTTTAAACAAGTTTTCCTTCTCGCACTTTTAGAGAAAGACGACGACTACTATGTGTTAACTGACACACTGCATTTAACGAGGAGTGCTGATTATAGTGAAAGATACGTCACTCCTGCTGTGGATGTGGGGCCTTCTGTAATTCATACAG TGCCGGAGAGTGATGTTTCTGAGCGAGCTGAATCTAAAGTCAAGAAACTGTTAAAGAAGTCGGATGCATCTGTT GTATTGGACTCTAAGCAGAAAGCTGTCTCTGTCCCAACTCCTGCACCAGCTGATGAAATAAGATTCTCAT TTGAAGGCTTCCCCGTCTATATCAGGGGTCTTCCAAGGGGTGTCACAGTAGCAATGGTGGAGAAAGAATTCCAAAGATTTGGACCTATTAAGCCTAATAGCGTTCAAATTAGGAACGAG GTTTTTGGGTTAGGCTTTCTCGAGTTCGAGGATCACAATTCACTGAAAAATGCCATTATG GGTTCACCAGTTACAATCAATGGTCGCAGACCTGTCGTTGAAGAGGCAAAAATTTGTAGAG CTCCTCTGACTCAGACCCAAGCAACACCTGCTACCAATGATGAACCTTCCACATCCACATTTTTTTCTAGGTCTGCCCCAtctgaaaaaaaatttaaaaaaaggggAAAGCTTCCCTTCAACCCAAAAGAACGCGGATGA